The genomic interval GACCGGCTCGAAACCTTTTCTTCTATATAAGAGACGAAGGAGTCGAGGGTCATAACCTTCTGTTCGCCGCTTCTGAAGCGCACAGCAACGGATTTTTCGTCCATTTCTTTTTGCCCCACAACCAGCTGGTACGGAATTTTGAAGCCCTGATGCTTGCGGATCTTCGCGTTCATCCGGTCGTTGTCCACGTCCGCTTTGACGCGGATGCCGGCGGCGCTCAGCCGATCGGCGACTTCGACAGCATAGCCGTCGAATCCGGGTGCTACCGGAATGACCACGACCTGGCGGGGCGCGAGCCACACGGGGAAGGCGCCGGCGTAGTTTTCGATCAGGATGCCGATGAAGCGTTCAAGAGAGCCGAGAGCCGCGCGATGGAGCATAACCGGAGTATGCTTCGAGTTATCCTCGCCGATGAATTCTGCGTTCAGGCGCTCCTTCGAGGGAAGCTGATAATCTACCTGAATGGTGCCGCACTGCCACTGGCGGCCGAGGGCGTCGACCAGGGTGAACTCGAGCTTGGGTCCGTAGAAGGCGCCCTCTCCCGGAGCAACTTCATAGTCGAGGTTCGCTTTTTTACAAGCATCGGCAAGGGCTGCTTCCGCGCGGTCCCAGGTTGCGTCGTCACCGACCCGTTTTTCCGGGCGGGTGGAAAATTTCACCAGAATGGTATCCGGATCGAAGCCGAAGTCGCGGTACATGCTCTTCAAAAGCTCGCAGAATTTCGCGACTTCCGAGGGAATCTGCTCCTCGGTGCAGAAGATGTGCCCGTCGTCCTGAACGAAGCCGCGCACGCGCATAATGCCGTGCAGGGAGCCCGAAGGTTCGTTGCGGGTGCAGGAGCCGAACTCGGCGATGCGCAGGGGCAGATCGCGATAGCTTTTGATTCCTTGCTTGAAAATCTCGATGTGGCCGGGGCAATTCATCGGCTTGAGGGCGAACAAGCGCTTTTCGCTTTCGGTGATGAACATGTTTTCGCGATATTTCGCCCAGTGGCCTGAACGCTCCCAGAGGCTCTGAGGCATGACGAAGGGAGTGTTCACTTCCTGGTACCCGTCGGCGCGGATGCGGGTGCGCACATAGTTTTGAACCAGAAGATATACGAGCCAGCCGTCGTTGTGCCAGAAAATTTCGCCGGGGTTCTCGTCGTCGATATGCAGAAGGTCCAGTTCGCGGGCAAGCTTGCGGTGATCGCGCTTTTCAGCCTCCGCGAGCATGTCGAGGTACGCCTTCAGATCGTTCGGCTTTTCCCATGCAGTGCCGTAGATGCGGGTGAGCATGGGCCTCTTTTCGTCGCCGCGCCAGTACGCTCCGGCGGTTTTCATAAGCTTGAAGGATTGGGCGTTGATCTCGCGGGTGTTCGCGACGTGGGGGCCCCGGCAGAGGTCGAGAAACGCTCCGGATTGATACACGGAAATGATCTCGCTTTCGGGAAGGTCCTGAATCAGTTCGGTCTTGAACGGTTCGTCCTTAAAGAGCTCGAGGGCCTCCGCGCGGGAGACTTCCCTGCGGACGAAATCGCTGTGCGCGTTGATGAGTTTCCGCATTTCTCGCTCGATCTCGGGAAGGTCGTCCGGAGAAATCGCGCGGGGAAGCTGGAAGTCGTAGTAAAAGCCGTGGTCGATGGACGGTCCGATCGCCACTTTAGCGCCGGGAAAGAGGGTTAAGACGGCTTCGGCCATAACATGGGCGGTGCTGTGCCGCACCAGATCGAGTCGTTCGCTTTTCGGGGGAAGGGTTGCGTTCATAAAAGGCTCCTTGCGTTTCGGGAATCATCCAGCCCGACGGCTGAATGCGGCATATACCGTCTACGCGGGGACGAAAATGCAGGATCCGGTTCGATCTGCCTTTCCGCGGTTCCACCCCGCTTCGATTCCCCCTGACGGGGAGCGCTCTCATCGCCGTTAACGCACGGAAAACGGCCGCAGATACATAGGCTTGAATACAAGCTGTTCCCCGCGGCGGCTCGGGAGGGGTTTTCATCGGGACCGGAACCGGCGGACTCTCAACCTGTGCGGGAATGTCGATTCCAGCAGCTGATCCGCTTCTCTCATGGTTCGGTTCTCCGGCTACTCGTCTCCGTTATCGCCTGTAATACGAGAATAGCCCCCGTTTTATGCCATGTCAAGATCCTTTACGGCATCAGGGCTAACCTATGCCTTGCCGTTTCGCGGTTTTTAACCGATAATGGTACCAGTTATGGAACAAAACCAGTCTTTTAACGACCTCCTTTTTCAGGCGATCATGGAACGCCAGCAGTATTTCGACTCTATGCTTCTCCCAAAGCTCCAGGAAGAATTCCGGATAATGCAGAGCGCGTCGAAAACGATTCTGACGGTATTGCAAAAAAAGGGCGTGATCAGGGATGATCCGTACAACTACGACAGCAAGCGGGCTGATATAGAAGTTCCGCCCGAGGACACGTTCAGCGATAATGAAAAGGCCGCGATCATAGGACGACGGCTTTCGCAGTACGAAGCCATGCTTGATTACCTCAACAACTACTATCAGTTCAACTGCGATTACCTCGCTACCGACCGTATTCAAAAAATGGTGGCGCTGAACCGCACCTTCACCTGGGAATCGTTCTCCATCACCTCGACCCGCCCCAACACGAAGGGTCTCGCGGATCTCGTGAACAACATACGGAACGGCTCGGATCCCCTGTCGATCAGCATCATCAACGACGCCCTCACCCAGCTCAGCAAATCTTCGATCTCGATCACCAAAACGCTGAAAATGCTCACCGATTTCCACCGCGAACGCTATAAAACAGCCGTTCGCAAGATGGTCATGCCCGGAGCGGTGATCAATCCGGCAAGCCTTTCAAACGGAACATCCGCGGCGCTCAAGGAAATTAAAAAATCTTTCGCCGTCAACATGAAAGACCAGCCCTTCTACACCGAGCTGATCGAAGAAATTCTGAAAGAAGAATATTCCCCCGAACACGCGGTTCTGCAGCAGGAGCTTCTCGCCCGCCTCGCGATTTCCAAACAAAACCAAACAAAAACCGCTTCCGCCGAAAGCCTCAAGCCTGTCCTCCTCGACGGAATCAGAACGCTCGGCAGCGTCTCGCCTCAGCTCGACGAAATCGTCGCAAAACTCGCGGAAAACAACCATCTGCTCGCGAACATCGAAAAAAGCTTTTTCGAGAAGTTTTCAGAACTCCTGAAAAAAGCGTTCAACATAAAAAAACAGGACGAACTCATCTGGATTACCTCGATCGATCCGGCCACTCAGACCGGCAAGCGCGAGCAGCTCAACCTTACGGAGTTCATCGAGGACATCCGCCACCGTTCAAGAATTTTCACCGGCTTCACCCTGCGCAGTTCCCCGGCGTTTCAAAAAATCGAACTCATGGACGAGTCCCAAATTTTGGATCTTCTCACCCGTAACCTCGCAGAACTCGGAACGGTTTTGAAGCAGTGCGCGGGGCTCGACGATTATTTTAAGCAGAACGCCCCGCCGGAAATCAGAGACAGAGTGAGGGGAATTAAGGTGGAAATATCCGCGATCCGCAACAATATCGTAAAAGCCAACCAATGCAGGGCCGAATACGCTTCCCAGGTGGAAGAACAGCAACAACTCAAAAAACTGGGAATTACTCATGGTTAAATGCACCAAAACGCCTCTTCTTCTCGCCGCGAGCATCCTGTTCTTTCAAAGCGTCGCCTATGTGTTTTCCGCAGAACCCTACCCGCAGGAAGAATTCGTCGCCAACATCTCGGCGTCCGCGCCGGAATGGCGCCCTCATTACGCCTATAACGCGGACGAGGCTCAGATTCTTTCTGCCGTGTTCGAAGGACTCTTCGTATACGACCCCTTCGATCTTGAACCCGTCCCGGCGATCGCCGAATCCTGGACCGTCAGCGAAGACGGAAAAAAATGGACCTTCACGCTCAGGGAGAACGCGAAGTTTTCCACGGGCGAGCGGATTACTGCCGAACACTTCAAAAACTCTCTTATCGCGCTTTTAAATCCCGATCTCAGCGCTCCGTACGCGTCCCTGCTCGATCCGGTCGCGGGGGCCGCGGCATACCGCAACGGCGAAACGTCCGATCCGGCTCTCGTAGGAATCACGGCGAGCGGTCCGCGGACTCTGGTGATAGAGCTGGTTTCGAGAACCGAGCATTTGCCGAAAATTCTGTGCCACCACGCCTTCAGCGCGGTTCATCCCCGGGATCTTGCGTTATCCGCAAAAGCCGGCGAAAAACAGGAACCGCCGATATCGAGCGGAGCATTCTCCGTTGCAAGCGTCGACGGCGAACGGATACTCCTGGAAAAAAACCCGCAGTACTGGGACGCAGACCGGGTGGAGCTTCCGTCGATCAAACTCGTCCTTTCGGACGATCCCGACGTTCTCACCTCCCGTTTCAACCGGGGAGAGATTCACTGGCTCGCCGGATCGGTGAATGTTTCGCGCGTACTCGACAGCGCGTCGATCCACATCAATCCCATGTTCGCGACCGAGTACTTTTTCTT from Teretinema zuelzerae carries:
- the thrS gene encoding threonine--tRNA ligase; this encodes MNATLPPKSERLDLVRHSTAHVMAEAVLTLFPGAKVAIGPSIDHGFYYDFQLPRAISPDDLPEIEREMRKLINAHSDFVRREVSRAEALELFKDEPFKTELIQDLPESEIISVYQSGAFLDLCRGPHVANTREINAQSFKLMKTAGAYWRGDEKRPMLTRIYGTAWEKPNDLKAYLDMLAEAEKRDHRKLARELDLLHIDDENPGEIFWHNDGWLVYLLVQNYVRTRIRADGYQEVNTPFVMPQSLWERSGHWAKYRENMFITESEKRLFALKPMNCPGHIEIFKQGIKSYRDLPLRIAEFGSCTRNEPSGSLHGIMRVRGFVQDDGHIFCTEEQIPSEVAKFCELLKSMYRDFGFDPDTILVKFSTRPEKRVGDDATWDRAEAALADACKKANLDYEVAPGEGAFYGPKLEFTLVDALGRQWQCGTIQVDYQLPSKERLNAEFIGEDNSKHTPVMLHRAALGSLERFIGILIENYAGAFPVWLAPRQVVVIPVAPGFDGYAVEVADRLSAAGIRVKADVDNDRMNAKIRKHQGFKIPYQLVVGQKEMDEKSVAVRFRSGEQKVMTLDSFVSYIEEKVSSRSIEL
- a CDS encoding peptide ABC transporter substrate-binding protein, coding for MVKCTKTPLLLAASILFFQSVAYVFSAEPYPQEEFVANISASAPEWRPHYAYNADEAQILSAVFEGLFVYDPFDLEPVPAIAESWTVSEDGKKWTFTLRENAKFSTGERITAEHFKNSLIALLNPDLSAPYASLLDPVAGAAAYRNGETSDPALVGITASGPRTLVIELVSRTEHLPKILCHHAFSAVHPRDLALSAKAGEKQEPPISSGAFSVASVDGERILLEKNPQYWDADRVELPSIKLVLSDDPDVLTSRFNRGEIHWLAGSVNVSRVLDSASIHINPMFATEYFFFRTTWGLGSNKGVRQALLKAVPWEELRSSYLIPAKTLVFPIAGYPELDGVSSNDPAEASRLLKEAGILNPETELPLVISIPEADSFKKLAEILKTAWEELGFSVQIRVIPYGTYYNTLRRDDYSLGITSWIGDFADPLSFLEMFRPNSSLNDSGWKNDAYEQLILDASGKKQTKDRYSALAEAEKLLLGEGIILPVAHNPSFNVIDLDGIAGWYTNALDIHPFKFVRFVAAKPLPGVAMAVPGARGL